The genomic interval GGCTATTTCAATCCGCACCGGGAAGCCATGGCTTCCATGGGCTGGGTTGCCTGATCACCGATTCAAGCGAGATAAAACGCCGATGAAAAAATATTCGCCCTACCTCTTTTCGACGCCGGCCCTGTTGATCGCAGTCATCTCTTTTTTCTTTCACTATACGCCGGCCATCCGCGATGCAGTCAGTCAACTGCCGGCACAGGGATTTGATCTGAACATCTCCTGGTGGAGAGTGCTTTTCGAGCCTTTCTTCGGCCCACTGATCTTTCTTCTGCGCAGCACAGAGCCGATCTCGCTTTATGGAGCTTTATTCATCTGGGTGCTCGTGCTCGCCCTGGTCGGCGGCTGGAAAAAACAAACCTCGGTGTCCTTGAACCTGAAGCGCTGGCTGCGGACTTGGCCCCTTTATTTCGGCTGCGCCATCGCCCTGTTTCTGATCGCTGTTTTCGCCCCGCTGCCGGGTGAGACCATGGTCAATCAGCGGCCGGAGGTCGTCCTGGTAAACTTGCACAGTCATAGCCATTACAGCCACGACGGCATCATCTCGCCGAAAGGGCAATTGGCCTGGCACCGCCGACAGGGCTTTGACGCTTTTTTCCTCACTGAACACAACCATTTTGCCAAAACGCTGGAAATCGTCGACCAGCAACGCAACGGACGGCTGCCGGCGCATCCGCTGATCATGGCAGGCATGGAGTATTCAGGCAGCAACCACATCGTTCTGCTGGGCCTGCACCGGGTTTTCAACGCAAAGGATTATTCCGACAAAGCCGCCATCGATTCAGCGCACAGCCAGGGCGGTGCGGCGATCGTCGCCCACTGGTTCATTCCAGCGCGCCACACTCGTCCCCTCTCCTTCTATGTCGATGCCGGTGCCGATGGCTTTGAGATCGTCAATAAATCCGAAGGCGCCTTTCACCTTGAATCCAAAGCGCAGCCGGTCATCGCCCTTTGCCACGAGCAGGGTCTGGTCATGACGGCTGCCTGCGATTATCACGGATACGGCAATGTGTGCCAATCCTGGACCGGCCTGACGCTTCCAGGCTGGCGCGCATTGAACGTGCAGCAACGAGAGAAAGCGATTCTCGAGATCCTCAGGAGCAGGCAACAGGACAAAATAACCGTCTTGGTGCTGAACGACCGACCTGCAGGCTTGTTTCCGATCTGGCTGCGGCCCGTGCAGTTTTTCTTTCATTACGCGGCCACACTGAATCTTATTCAGGTCCTCTCCTGGTTTTTCTGGACAGTCTTGGCCGCAAGCCTGGTCCGTTTCAGCCACGGCCGGCTGCTGGCTAGGCTCGGGCTGCTCAGCGGCGTTCTGATGATCGTCGCCGGATGTTATATGGTCCTCATGGGCTTGCAGCTGCGGGGATTCAATGAACTCTATTTCGAGACCAGCCCCTACTTTATCGGACTGGGTCTCTGCGTGTTGGCCGCCTCAGCCAGATATCGTAAAAAAAATTAAAAATGTTTATGCAAAATTCCACTTTTGTTCGTATATTGGTTCTAAAGTGAGCGTCGGGCAGCTAAGTAAAGGTGAGAGGGTTCGCATGGAATTAACGGAAATTAGCATCAGGCTCAGGAACGAGAGCAAACTCAAAGCCTTTGTTAACGTTACCTTTGACAACGTCTTTGCAGTTAAAGGGCTCAAGATCATCTCCAGCAAAAAAGGTCTTTTGCTGTGCATGCCGAGCCGCAAGTCTGAGGACGGAACCCAAAGGGACATTGCCCACCCCATCACCAAAGAGTTTCGCACCAGAATGGAAGAGGAGATTCTGGCCGAATACAAGCGGGTGGAAGAGAGGGCGGATCGTGGGGAGTATGTTTTAGATGCGTCTGAAAAGGAGGAATGGGCTTACGTCGATGACGAGCTCTAGCTTTTCCGACGAATCAAAACAGAACCGGCACCCAGGCGCCTGAGCCAAGTCGCCGGTAAAAAACGTTAAAGAGGTTTACTTGAGTAAACCTCTTTTTTTTTGCCAACCTTTTTATCTTTCGCGGGTCTAATCATGTGACTATGGATGAGAACGAAATTCAGTTGATCAAAAGGGCGCAACAGGGTGACCGGGCTGCTTTCTCACGGCTGGTGCTCCTGCATGACCGCCGGATTCTCCAAACCGCACACGCCATCCTGAACGATCTGCCGGACAGCGAGGATGTGTATCAGGAGACCTTTCTGCGTGCGTTCCGCCATCTGCCGTCGTTCCGTTTCGAGTGCCGATTCAGCACCTGGCTCACTCGCATCGCCGTCAATCTGGCGCGCAACCGTCTGCGCAACCGCCGCACGCGTCCGACCCTGAGCTTTGAGGAACAGACCGCGGTGGTACAGCCGGCTGAACAGGATGCGGAACTGCATCGCCGGCTGCTGCAGGAGGCCATCGGCCGGTTGCCGGACAGACTGCGAACCGTGGTCACG from bacterium carries:
- a CDS encoding RNA polymerase sigma factor, with the protein product MDENEIQLIKRAQQGDRAAFSRLVLLHDRRILQTAHAILNDLPDSEDVYQETFLRAFRHLPSFRFECRFSTWLTRIAVNLARNRLRNRRTRPTLSFEEQTAVVQPAEQDAELHRRLLQEAIGRLPDRLRTVVTLKYFQGYKIREIAEIMHCRDGTIKKDLFRALEKLRMLFPQKTRE